Proteins found in one Micropterus dolomieu isolate WLL.071019.BEF.003 ecotype Adirondacks linkage group LG12, ASM2129224v1, whole genome shotgun sequence genomic segment:
- the prkn gene encoding E3 ubiquitin-protein ligase parkin, protein SVCVQEFYMKCASHPTSEDDLSVALDLIMTNSRDVPCIACSDIMDLVLVFQCSERHVICLDCFRRYCQTRLNERQFVFHPVIGYSLPCAVGCVDSLVKEVHHFRILGDDQYGRYQQYGAEECLRMIGGLMCPSPGCGAGLVPPEDSRRVECDRQLGCGFVFCKDCREGYHEGACHSEPAPPTGEASQGFVVEEEASLRGRWDQASLLLLQESTKRCPQCSVPVERNGGCMHMQCPLCRAEWCWLCGVPWNRDCMGNHWFG, encoded by the exons tctgtgtgtgtgcaggagttcTACATGAAGTGTGCGTCCCACCCGACCTCAGAGGACGACCTCTCTGTGGCCCTCGACCTCATCATGACCAACAGCAGAGACGTCCCCTGCATTGCCTGCAGCGACATCAT GGACCTGGTCCTGGTCTTCCAGTGTTCGGAGCGTCATGTGATCTGTCTCGACTGTTTCCGCCGTTACTGTCAGACTCGACTGAACGAGCGACAGTTTGTTTTCCATCCTGTGATTGGCTACTCGCTGCCGTGTGCCG TCGGCTGCGTGGACTCTCTCGTTAAAGAGGTGCATCATTTCAGGATCCTGGGAGACGATCAG TATGGGCGGTACCAGCAGTACGGGGCGGAGGAGTGCCTGCGGATGATTGGAGGACTGATGTGTCCGTCACCTGGCTGCGGGGCGGGGCTTGTCCCTCCGGAGGACAGCAGGAGGGTGGAGTGTGACCGGCAGCTCGGCTGCGGCTTCGTCTTCTGCAAAGACTGCAGGGAGGGCTATCACGAGGGGGCGTGTCACTCTGAGCCGGCCCCGCCCACAGGGGAAGCCTCCCAG GGTTtcgtggtggaggaggaggcgtCTCTCAGAGGGAGGTGGGATCAGGcctccctgctcctcctgcaggagTCGACCAAACGCTGCCCTCAGTGTTCAGTTCCTGTGGAGAGAAACG gCGGCTGTATGCACATGCAGTGTCCTCTGTGCCGAGCCGAGTGGTGCTGGCTCTGTGGTGTCCCCTGGAACAGGGACTGCATGGGGAACCACTGGTTCGGATAG